The Terriglobia bacterium sequence CTCCACCAACTGCATCACCGCCGTCCAGGTGAAAAGCTTGGAGATGGAGCCGGGACGGAACAACGTGGCGTCGGGGCTGACCGGCGTTCGTTTTTCCACGTCACTGAATCCGTATCCCTTGGCGACGAGCACTTTGCCGTCTTTAACCACCAGCACCACGGCGCCGGCAATGTTTTCGCGCTTCAGTTGCATGGGGACAAAGCCGTCCAGGAAGGCTTCCACGTCCGCGGCGGTCATCTCGTGCGGGGCTTCCGCAGCGTTGGTGGCGGAAGCTGCTGGCTGCGGCGTAGGAGCCGGCGAGGAAGCGGGCTGTTGCGCCAGTCCAGCCGCACAACTGAAAAGCAACACGAGCAGGGTGCTACGCCAGAAGGCGTTGCGTAGGGAAGCCTGGTTTTTCATCAGGATCACGGAGTCTACTCCGACGGTGTATGGGACTCGCGAAGAACCGGGAAAGGATATCACGCAAGCCACGAAAATTCAGATGAATGGCTAACTGAGCGGCAAGGCTGCGTCGAATTCAAGAGCGGCGCAAGAAAGACAATTTGGCATTTTTGTTCGCGCATTTGCACGCCAGTGGTCAAAGCATCGAGGTTACAATTGCGGCTGCAAGGCGTCTAAATCCAACAACCCAGCACCGCGAGAGATGGAAATGGCCGTTAGGGGGAATCAAAAAGGGACGGAGGTTCCCGAATGAATCCGGCGATCAGCTTCGTTTTGTGTTTCGCCCTTTGGCCGTGGCAGAGCGGCGGCCAGGTTCCACAAGCGCCCGCGACGCCAGCTCGTGGGGCCGCCTCCGAAAGTGACAGCATCGCGTCCGGCAAGAGCATCTTTGTGAGCCGCTGCGCCAAGTGTCACAACGAAGACGCCAACAAGAAGCTGCCGGATGGAACAACTCTGCTGGGGCGTTTAGCAAAGAACAAGGACCCTGAAGGAAGGTTGGGGACTCGGCTCAAGAATGAGCAAGAACGCCACCAGGTGTTCCTCTACATACAGTCGCTGATCGCGCAGCAGCCTGCAGACGCCGGACACAAGTCTCAATAGTTGTGAGATACGGGGGCTTTCCTGGGCGCGTACCGTCGCGATAGGCATCATGATTATTTGCGAAGCGTTGACCGTCTAATCTCACTCGTAGCGCAGGGCTTCAATGGGATCAAGATACGCCGCTTTTCTTGCCGGGTAATAGCCAAATGTGATTCCAACCAGGGCGGAGAAGAACACCGCCAGCAGCACCGCGCCCGGTCCCACCACGGTTGACCAATTTGCCAAACGGGAGATCAGAAATGACGCGCTGACACCCGCGACAATACCAATGACCCCCCCGACAACGGATAGCGTGGCGGCTTCTACCAGAAATTGTGTAAGGATGTCACGCGTCTTGGCGCCCACGGCCTGGCGCAATCCGATCTCTCGCGTCCGCTCGCGCACCGAAACCAGCATGATGTTCATGATCCCGATGCCGCCCACGATGAGCGATACGGATGCCACCGCAGCCAGCATAAGAGACATCACGCGGGATGAACTTTCCTGAGCGGCCAGGATCTCCTGCATGTTGCGGATGGAAAAGTCGTCGTCCTCGCCGGCTTGCAGGTGATGGCGTTGGCGCAACAGGGCCACAGCTTCATCCTGCGCCGCTTGCGTTTGCTGACTGCTGCTGGCCTGCAACATGATGCTGTCAACCGCGTCAGCATTGGCAGATTTTTTCCCGAGGACTTTCCGCTTGGCGGTGGAGATAGGCATGAAGATGAGGTCGTCCTGGTCCTGCCCCATGGGAGATTGGCCTTTGCGCGCCAGAACACCAACCACGGTAAAAGGCACTTTTTTGACACGGATGATTTTGCCGATGGGATCAAGATCGCCGAACAGGTTGTCCGCCACAGTTTGGCCCAAAACGACGACCTTGTTGGCTGAGTCAACATCCTGCTGGGTAAATGGCTCGCCCTTAGCCACCGAGAGATCGCGAATCTCCAGAAACGCTGGAGTGCTTCCCATGGTGGAACTGGCCCAATTGGCGTTTTCATAGACCATCTGTGCGGCGCCCCGCACTACAGGCGCGACAACGGTGATACTGGGACATTGCGTTGCAAGCTCGCGGGCGTCCGCTTCTGTAAGCGTGACGGAACTCCCCGAGCCCATTCGCATGCCCGAACTGGTGACGCTGCCGGGAGTAACGATGATGATGTTGCTTCCAATGCTGGCAATTTGGTCCTGAATGCGCTTTGTGGCTCCGCTGCCGACAGCAACTGTGGCGATCACCGCTGCGACCCCGATCACAATGCCCAGCATGGTCAGCGCCGAGCGGGCCTTGTTGACTTGCAGAGCGCGGAAAGCGATGCGCATGGCGGAAAGCAGGCGTTTCATGAGAACACCTCCACCGGAGAGTCCGCGGGCGCCAGGCGTTCTGCTGCGGCATGGACAACCGGTTGGTCGCTCACCAGGCGACCGTCGAGGAAGCGGACAATGCGGTCAGAATACGCAGCGATGTCATCCGAGTGCGTGATCAGCAGGATGGTGATGCCGCGTTCGCGATTCAAGGCCCGGAAGATCTTCATGACCTCATCACTGGTGCGCGAATCCAACTGGCCGGTGGGCTCGTCCGCGAGAAGGATCTCCGGGTTGTTGATCAGCGCTCTGGCAATCGCCACGCGCTGTTGCTGGCCGCCGGAAAGCTGGCTGGGCAGGCTTCTTTCGCGGCCGGCCAGGCCAACCGATGCCAGCGCCTGCTGGGCACGCTCCGCGGCGTCAGGAACGCTCTGGTCAGTATAAAGAAGAGGCAGTTCCACGTTCTCCTGGGCGTTCACGCGGGGCAGGAGATTGAAGGTCTGAAAGATGAACCCGACCTTTTGATTGCGGATTTCCGCCAGTTGGTCGCGATCAAGCGATTCCACCGGGACGCCATCCAGCAGATAGCGTCCTGACGTGGGGCGGTCAAGACAACCCAGCATGTTTACGAACGTGGACTTGCCGGAACCGGAAGGTCCCATGATGGCCACGAATGAGCCGCGTTCGATTTGCAGGGTCACGTCGTCCACCGCGTGCACCGTGACTTCTCCCAAGTTGTAAATCTTGTGGAGGTTGCGGACATCAATGAGAGGGACCATGTCGGACCTACATTCCCGGCAGCCGGCGGATGGGCGTGCCCTGCGTGGAATTGCCGCTTGACTGGCCCGTGGTGGTGGCCCGGACAACGACCAGGTCCCCTGGCTTCAAGCCAGCGTTGGGCGTGACCGCGGTGAACTTTCCGTCAGAAAGGCCGAACTTCACCGGAACTGCTTTGAGTTTCCCGCTGTTGAGCAGGAAAAGCTGCGTTCCGGGCGGGGCTGAAGCGAGCCCCGAGCTCTTCAACAAGTCAGGTGAAGGACGAAAGCGCAGAGCAGAGTTCGCAACTCTTAATGAGTCGTCAACACGCGCCGTCACGATAGTCACATTGGCGGTCATGCCCGGAAACAGCTTGATGTCGGGATTTGAAACCGCGATCACCACATCGTAGGTCACTACGTTCTGGGCGACGATTGGAGCTTTGCGGACGTCAGTGACTTTACCGCGAAAGACCGTGCCCGGGTATGCGTCCACGGTGAACGAAGCCGGCTGGCCGGTACGGATAGAGCCCACGTCGGATTCGTCCACGTTGGTGTCAACCTGCATCTGCGTCAGGTCCTGGGCGATGTCAAAAATATCAGGCGCCTGAAAGGAAGCCGCAACGGTTTGTCCTACGTCAAAATGGCGGGCGATGACCGTTCCGGAGACCGGAGCGAGGATGCGGGTATGGTCCAGGTTGATCTGCGCCTGCCTGAGCGCGGCCTGGGACTGGCTGGCCTGTGACCGGGCGCCGTTCAGTTGCGTGCTGGCGACGTTGACCTGTGCCTGGACGGCCTGGATGTTGTGGTCCGCGGCGTCAATTTGTGACTGGTCAGCGGTAAGCTGTGCTTGCGAGGCATCATAAGCTGCCTTGGCGATGTCATGGTCCTGCTGCGATACCACACCATCCTTGAACAAGGTTTCTGAACGTTGCCACTGTATTTGCGCATTGAGCGCATTGGCCTTGTCTTTGGCCAGAACGGATTTCAGATTGTCACGGTTGGCGATGGCTCCGGCCAGATCAGCCTTTGCTTTCTCCACCTGCGCTTGCGCGGTCACCACGGCTGATGCCACGGAATCTGCCGCGCCTTTAGCCTGGTCCACCTGGGCCTGGAACATCTGAGGATCAATCAATGCCACCAGTTGGCCCTGCTGCACCTTGGTGTTGAAGTCGGCGTAAAGCGCCTTGATATTGCCTGAAACCTGGCTGCCCACTTGCACGTTCACCACGGCGTTCAACGTCCCAGTTGCCGTGATGCTGGCCTGGACGGCCCCGCGATCCAGTGCAACGGTTTCAAAAGTGACTTTGGCCTGGGCATAAGATTGCCACGCCCACCATCCAGCGACCAACAGCAGAGCCAGAATGATGCCCCAAGCCCATTTGGGGAAATGGCGTCTCTTGCGCAGGGAAATCGGCGTCACTGGCGCCGGGGCAGGAAGAACCACAGGGATTGCTTTGGGGGATTCCTTAGCGGCTGGTTGTTGCGGTGCGGTGGTTGCCATACTCGCGACTCCTTCCCGCAGCCAAGCATGAACCCGAAGCATGCTCAAAGCTGCGTGGGTCCAACATTGATGTTAGACAATGCTGTGGTGATTTGAGGTGACGGAGGTCACAGAGAGTCGTGACCTGCGTTACGCCGCTCAGTTTTTTCGGCCATCAGTTTTTTCGAGAAGAGTAGAAGCGCGAGAAGAGATCCTCGAGAACGATGGGCGATGGCATTCGCCAAGGCAGGACTCTTGCTCAACACGAATTAAGACTTGCATCGAACATCGCGTCTTCACAACCGTTCATTTCCGAACAGTAAAAATCTTGTTCAAAGACTGTAAACATCGCAGGCAGAGCTAACCTGCGGTTCACGTTGTTCGTCTAACGAAGAACACAATCGCATCAGCGATGAAACATTTTGGCTCTGTGGTGCGTATTGGTAGATGAGTTTGGGCCCGGTAGAAACGGGCCCGCGCAGAAGTAAGAAGACGGGTTAAGGGATTGTTCCCGCCCATGGTTTTAGGCGGCCTCAGGCGAGCGCAATCCCCGCGTAGCAACGAAAAGACAAGGGCATTCGTGTGCCACGGCCTTTTCGTTTAACCCTGAGGCAACATTCTAGGCCATCGGCGGAGGAATGCAAGTGGCCAACAGGAAAGAGCGGCCGCCCCCAACCGCTTCCCGACGCTCATTCGGGAAAGAACATAAGGAGCATCCGTAATGAAGTCCAGGTTATTTTCCAAATTCATGATCGCAGTTGCGGCGCTGGCCATGACGGCCGCGGCGTTCGCAGGCAGTAACGCTCATAAAGCAAGCTTCCAGATCGCGGCCCCGGCACAGGTCAACGGCACGGCATTGCCGGCGGGCGATTACGTCGCCAAGTGGGAAGGGACGGGCCCTGACGTCCAGGTCAGCATCGTGCGCGACGGCAAGACCGTGGCCACGGTGCCCGCCAAAGTCGTGGAGTCAGGCCAGAAGGCTTCCACCGACATGGCGGAGTTTGAGAATGCCAATGGATCGGGTACGCGGGAGCTGAGCGCGGTGCGCTTTGGCGGCAAGAAGTACTCGCTGGAGTTCAACGGCCCGGCAACGCAAGCCCGCAAGGCAAACTGAACGGCGCCACGCAATTAGTGTTTTGGGGAAAGTGGTATTGAGGCCCCAAGCCCCATGGCCAGCAGGCTGCGAGGAAAGACCGCGAAGGTGTGCCCGTCAAGCATGCCGATTCCGGTCCGCTCCTAGTGAAAGCAAATTCGTCGCGCAGTTTGCGTTCCTGCGCAGCCTGCTGGCCGTGGGGTTCTTTTGCGCGACCCCGTAGACTTGCGAAACAATTCCATCTGACGCAAGAAAGTCACTCGATTGATGGTATAGTTTGCGCGCTCTTTCTTGTTCTTCGGTTTTTGCGAAGGAGGCAACTGTGCTGATAAGACTTCGTGAATTCGGGCAAGTGACAATTGCCTTGGGACTTAGCGCGCTTTTGCTGGTTTCCGCCGGCCGCGCCGATGAGCATCATATTGTCAGCCGTGCGGAGCTGCAGAGCGAAGCGGTGGCGGCGTCGCAGGCGCGACAGCACAACATTGACTCTGTACGCCGGTTCCTCTCTTCACCCACGGCGGAAGAGGCCATCAAGTCCGCCAAGATGGATCCGCGACAAGTGTGTACCGCGGTGGCCAGCCTGGATGATCACGATCTGCAGCAACTGGCCGCGCGGGCCGGCCAGGCTCAGGCTGACTTTGCCGCTGGAGGACTCAACACAATTCAGCTAGCCCTTCTCATTGTCTTGGTTGCGGTGCTGATCCTGGTCCTGGTCTCTAGCCGCGTACCTTTCTAGCTGTTGCTGGACGCGCTGCGTCCCATCCGGCAGCGAAGTCGCAAAACTTCAGTCACAAAAAAGCGGCGCTTTATGGTCGTGTATACTTTGGTTCTGGCCGAGACATTACTCGGAGGAACCGAACTATGCAGTTTGATTTGCGGCAATCGGCACGCATGGTGATTGCTCTCGTTTTGGTGACACTCTTTCTTGTTCCTACGGACCTAGTGGCGCAGCGCCACGTGGTAAGCCCTGCTGACCTGCAGAAGGAAGTGCTGGCAGCATCGCAGGCGCGGCAGCACAATCTGGACACCGTCCGCCAGTTTCTCTCTTCACCCGTGGCGGAAAAAGCCATCAAATCCGCCAAGATGGACCCGCAGCAGGTACGCACCGCCGCGGCAACGTTGAATGACCAGGAACTGGCGAAGCTGGCAGCGCAAGCAGACAAAGCGCAGGCCGATTTTGCCGCCGGTAAGCTGAGTGACCGGGACCTGATCCTGATCATCCTGGGCATTGCCGTCGTCGTGCTGATCATTGTGGCAGTCCGATAGCGAGATCCTCATGTTAAGACGCGCGCCGCAGAGACTTGCGTTCATCGTATGTCTCTGCGGTTCGTTTTTTGCCTCAGAGAAATCCGGTATTTGGCTGGATGTCCCGTTCGTGAAGCAAGAGAAAGATGGCTGCGGCGCAGCCGTCGTCGCTATGGTCATGCAGTACTGGGCGCAGCAGCGGCCCAAGTCCGCCGACGAATCGCCCGCGAGCGACGCCGCCGCTGATCCAGTGGTCATCCAGCAAGCTTTGTACTCCGCCAAAGCTAAAGGCATCTATGCTTCTGACATGGAGCGATATCTACAAAAGCACGGCTTCCG is a genomic window containing:
- a CDS encoding ABC transporter permease → MKRLLSAMRIAFRALQVNKARSALTMLGIVIGVAAVIATVAVGSGATKRIQDQIASIGSNIIIVTPGSVTSSGMRMGSGSSVTLTEADARELATQCPSITVVAPVVRGAAQMVYENANWASSTMGSTPAFLEIRDLSVAKGEPFTQQDVDSANKVVVLGQTVADNLFGDLDPIGKIIRVKKVPFTVVGVLARKGQSPMGQDQDDLIFMPISTAKRKVLGKKSANADAVDSIMLQASSSQQTQAAQDEAVALLRQRHHLQAGEDDDFSIRNMQEILAAQESSSRVMSLMLAAVASVSLIVGGIGIMNIMLVSVRERTREIGLRQAVGAKTRDILTQFLVEAATLSVVGGVIGIVAGVSASFLISRLANWSTVVGPGAVLLAVFFSALVGITFGYYPARKAAYLDPIEALRYE
- a CDS encoding ABC transporter ATP-binding protein, with protein sequence MVPLIDVRNLHKIYNLGEVTVHAVDDVTLQIERGSFVAIMGPSGSGKSTFVNMLGCLDRPTSGRYLLDGVPVESLDRDQLAEIRNQKVGFIFQTFNLLPRVNAQENVELPLLYTDQSVPDAAERAQQALASVGLAGRERSLPSQLSGGQQQRVAIARALINNPEILLADEPTGQLDSRTSDEVMKIFRALNRERGITILLITHSDDIAAYSDRIVRFLDGRLVSDQPVVHAAAERLAPADSPVEVFS
- a CDS encoding efflux RND transporter periplasmic adaptor subunit, encoding MATTAPQQPAAKESPKAIPVVLPAPAPVTPISLRKRRHFPKWAWGIILALLLVAGWWAWQSYAQAKVTFETVALDRGAVQASITATGTLNAVVNVQVGSQVSGNIKALYADFNTKVQQGQLVALIDPQMFQAQVDQAKGAADSVASAVVTAQAQVEKAKADLAGAIANRDNLKSVLAKDKANALNAQIQWQRSETLFKDGVVSQQDHDIAKAAYDASQAQLTADQSQIDAADHNIQAVQAQVNVASTQLNGARSQASQSQAALRQAQINLDHTRILAPVSGTVIARHFDVGQTVAASFQAPDIFDIAQDLTQMQVDTNVDESDVGSIRTGQPASFTVDAYPGTVFRGKVTDVRKAPIVAQNVVTYDVVIAVSNPDIKLFPGMTANVTIVTARVDDSLRVANSALRFRPSPDLLKSSGLASAPPGTQLFLLNSGKLKAVPVKFGLSDGKFTAVTPNAGLKPGDLVVVRATTTGQSSGNSTQGTPIRRLPGM